CCCGCGACCACGAGCTCTACCTCGCGCTGTGCGGCATGGTCCTGGGCGAGCCGTTCGGCTGGGCGACCCTCCAGCAGGGCCGGCTGGTGCAGAACGTGCTGCCCGTGGCGGGGGACGAGCAGTGCCAGAGCGGGTACGGCAGTGCGGCGCTCCTGGAGTTCCACACCGAGGACGGGTTCCACCCGCAGCGCTGCGACTACCTGCTCCTGCTGGGGCTGCGCAACCAGGACCGGGTCCCGACCATCGTGGCCTCCGTGCGCGACGTACGGCTCGACGACGACGACCGGCGGCTGCTCTCCGAGAAGCGGTTCCACATCTTCCCGGACGACGAGCACATCCGGCAGCTGGAGGCCCGGGACCCGAACCACCCGGCCCTCGCCCAGGCCCGGCGGATGGTGAGCGACCCGGAGCCGGTGGCGGTGCTCTTCGGCGACCGGTTCTCCCCCTATCTGCGGCTGGACCGGCCGTTCATGCGGTGTGCCGGGGACGACGCGGCCGCCGAGGCCGCCCTCGACCGCCTGATGGCGGAGCTGCAGCGGGTGCAGCAGGACGTCGTGGTGGAACCCGGCACGGTGCTGGTGGTCGACAACTACCGCGCGGTGCACGGCCGTCGGTCCTTCCAGGCCCGCTACGACGGGACCGACCGCTGGCTGAAGAAGCTCACCGTGAGCCGCGATCTGCGGCGCCACCTGAGCGGCTTCACCGCGGGCAGTCACCGCGTCCTCGTCTGAATCGACGTCTGACCGACGTCTGATCGGACGCGGCCCGAGGGCTGCCCGGTCCTTGTCATCACGGGGCGCCGACGCGAGTCGGCGCCCCGTCACGGATTCACGGAAAGGCTCATCCACACATGCGCACGATTGTGGTGTCGGGTGCCTCCAGCGGCATCGGACAGGCGGTCGCCGAACGGTTCGCCGCCGACGGGGACCGCGTCGTCAACTTCGACATCGCCCCGCCGCCGGCCGCATCCGGCACCGGGGCCGACGGGATCCCCTGGACGAAGGTCGACGTGGCCGACTGGTCGGCCGTACGGGAGGCGGTCGACGAGGTCCACGAGCGGTACGGCTCCCTCGACGTCGTCGTCGCCAACGCCGGCATCAGCAACCGGCGCGGAGTCCTCGAACTCACCGAGGAGGAGGTGCGCCGGACCATCGACGTCAACCTGATGGGCGTCCTCGCCCTGTGGCGGCACGCCGCGCCGCACATGGTGCGCCACGGCCACGGCGTCCTGCTGGCCACGGCCTCCGTGAACGGATCCCGCGGATACCCGCTGTACGCCGACTACAACGCGACCAAGGCCGGCGTCGCGTCCCTGTGCCGGACCTTCGCGATGGAGCTGAGCCCGGTGGTCCGCACCGCCTGCGTCACCCCCGGCGCGGTGCTCACGCCCATGCAGCGCGCCGAGTACACCGACGAGATGCTCGACGAGGTCAACGAGCGCATCCCCGCCCGGCGCCATGCCACACCCCGGGAGATCGCCGCCGCGTTCCACTACCTCGCCTCGCCCGAGGCGGCGTTCGTCACGGGACAGGAGCTCGTCGTCGACGGCGGTGAGACGGCCGGCGCGACCACGGCCTTCTTCCCCGGGCACGCGATGTCGCCTCCCGGGCAGCCGACTCCCAGCGAAGGAAAGTGACGATGTTCGACTGCCCCCGGCTCGGCCCCGCCGACCTGCCGACGACGGATCTCGCCGATCCGCGGGTCCACGCCACGTACGACCTCACCGACATCTGGCGGCACCTGCGGGCCGAGGAACCGGTGTACTGGCAACCGGAGACCGCCGGGCACCCGGGCTTCTGGGTCGTCACCCGCTACGACGACGTGGCCTCGGTCTACAAGAACAAGGACGCCTTCACCTCCGAGCGGGGCAACGTCCTCGACACCCTGCTCGCGGAGGGCGACTCGGCGGCCGGGAAGATGCTCGCCGTCACCGACGGACCCCATCACTCGGCGCTGCGCACGGTGCTCAACAAGCCGTTCTCGCCGCGGGCCCTGGAGGTCGTGGTGCGCAGCGTGCGCCGCAGCACCTGGCGCCTGCTGGAGGAGGCCGTCGAGCGCGGGGAGTGCGACTTCGCGAGCGACGTGGCCGCCCACATCCCGCTGGCCGCGATCTGCGACCTGCTGGGCGTGCCGGTCTCCGACCGAGGCCACATCATCGAACTCACCTCCTCGGCGCTGTCCTCGACGGACGGGGCACCGACCACGGAGAGCACCTGGACGTCCCGCAACGGGCTCCTGCTGTACTTCTCCGAACTCGCGGAGTCCCGCCGCGAGAAGCCGTACGACGACATCGTGAGCCTGCTCGTCGGCCAGGAGGTGGGAGGCCGCCCGCTCAGCCACGAGGAGATCATCTTCAACTGCTACAGCATCATCATGGGCGGCCACGAGACCACCCGGCTGGCCATGATCGGCGGACTGCAGGCGCTGGTCGAGCACCCCGGCCAGTGGCAGGCGCTCAAGAGCGGCGAGGTCTCCACCGCGACCGCGGTCGACGAGGTGCTGCGGTGGACGACACCCGCGTTGCACGGTGGCCGGACGGCGACCCAGGACACCTTCCTGGGCGACGAGTTCATCGAGGAGGGCGACGTCGTCACGGTGTGGAACGTGTCCGCCAACCACGACGAGCGCGTCTTCGCGGACCCCGAGCGCTTCGACCTGGCGAGGACCCCCAACAAGCACCTGGCCTTCGCGCAAGGCCCGCACTTCTGCATCGGCGCCCACCTGGCCCGACAGGAGATCTCGGCGGTGCTCGAGGCGCTGCGCGCGATGGTCCGCACGCCGGTGGTGACCGGCCCGCCGCAGCGCGTCTTCTCCAGCTTCCTCAGTGGTCTCGCGACGCTGCCCGTCGCTCTGGAGCGGGAGCCTGGGCACCGGCTCGGCTCCGGTCCGTCGGAGGGCTGAGAGAGCGCGCGTACGACCGTGGGGCCGAACCGGACGGGTTCGGCCCCACAGTCGTACGCGCGCGCAGGAGCCGGTCAGTTGGCGGCGGCGCGGTACTTGCGCACGGCCAGCGGAACGCACACGAGCAGGATCAGCAGGGACCAGAACAGGGACGTGGCGGCCGCGTTCCGCATCGGGAAGGACGAGACGTCGACGCCGGTGTCGTTGCCGAAGAGATGGCGGACGGCCTGGGCCGTGGCCGAGAGCGGGTTCCACTCGGCCACGGGGCGCAGCCAGGAGGGCAGGGTGTGGGTCGGCACGAAGACGTTGGAGAGGAACGTGAGCGGGAAGATCCAGATGAACCCCGCGGTGTTCGCCGTCTCCGGCGAGGACACGCTCAGCCCGAGCAGCGCGCCGATCCAGCTCATGGCGTAGGCGAAGAGAAGGACCAGCGCGAAGGCGGCGAGAGTCCGGAAGGGACCGGTGTGGACGCGCCAGCCGACGGCGAGCCCGCAGGCGGCCAGCGCGCACACCACGAGCGAGTTCTGGATCAGACCGGCGGTGGTGCGGCCGGTCAGCACGGCGGCCCGCGCGATGGGCAGCGACCGGAAACGGTCGATCAGCCCCTTCGCGAGGTCGTCCGCGATGCCCACCGAGGTGGTGCCGGCGGCGAAGGCCAGCGTCTGCACCATGATTCCGGGCACGATGAGTTCCCGGTAACTGGTGCCCACCGGAACGGCGATGGCGCCGCCGAACACATAGGTGAAGAGCAGGACGAGCATCACGGGCTGAAGGGCCGTGTAGACCAGCAGCTCCGGATTGCGACTCATGCGCTGCAGATTGCGGAGGGTCAGGACCCAGCCATCGGCGAACCAATGGCTGATACCGGCGTACGGTTTTCTGCTCACGTCGGTCGCGGTGGTCACTGTGCTGACGGCGCTCACGGTGCGTTCCTCTCGGCGTTCCCTGGTACGGACGCGTACCAGCGCATCGTGCCGAGCGGAACGCACCGACAGCCAGGAATGGCGACCGGCAACTTGATGCCGGATCAGGCCCGACCCCGCCGGGGCCGGATCCAGGCCTGCCTCAGCCGGGGCCGGATCAGATCCAGCCCTGCTGGGCCGAGCGCAGGCCTGCCTGGAAGCGGCTGCGTGCGTCGAGCCGGCTCATGAGATCCGAGGCGATACGGCCCACCGTCCGCTGGGAGACACCGAGCCTGTTCGCCACGACGGCGTCCGTGTGCCCCTCGGCGAGCAGGTTCAGCACCTCGGCCTCCTGCCTGGACAGTTCGTTGCCGTCGGGCTTCTCGACCTCCGAGCCCATCGGTACCGCGTGGGCCCACACCATCTCGAAGAGGGCGGCGAGTGCCGCGGTCACTCCGGGGGTCGTCAACTGGATTGCGCCACGTCTGGTGTTGTCCGGGTCCACGGGAAGCAGTGCCGTGTCCCCGTCTATGAGGATCATGCGGAGAGGAAGTGTGGGAACCGTCCTCACCTGTCCTCCCAATTCGGTCAACCAGTGCGCATACCGGGCCGTCGGAGCATGGGTACGTGCACTGTCCAAATACACGGTGCGCATGGATACCCCTCTGCTGATAACCTCCTTGTCCAGGGGCATACTTGCGGCAAGACTGCTTTCGGATTGTGCCCCGCCCGGATTGAATGCGAGACATTCACGGGTCGCGGACCGCGACAGTTCCACAAGACGTTCGCGGATCGCATCCACGCCCACAAGGTTTTCGATGTGTTTCTGGTCCACCGCCGGATACAGATCGGCGAACTCGTCGAGCAGGCCGGACACCGCGGCCCGGTTCATCTCGAACTGCTCGTGCTGGTAACGCAGTTCGGCCGCGTTGCGGAGCAGGAGGGTCTGGAGTCCCACCTGTGGGTCCTCGGCGAGCACTGTTTCCTCGGGCTCGTCGGGGAGCTGTACGAGTTCCAGCTCGGCCAACTGCTCTATTATCCGGCGTACTTGGTCCACGGGTCTGGAAAGGTGGTCAGCCATTTCCGCGACGCTCCAGCGTTTGCGGACGAGGATCGCCCGGTATACCGCTTCGGCTGATTCGTCAAGACCCAGACCGTCCAAAATGCTACCCATAGAAGCAACTTCCCCCTGTGCTCCGCCTTGTCGCCCTTCGGGGGGCGTCGCACCGGCGGAACCGTCTCTCATTCTCGGAGTGCGGTCCGAGTGAGTGATTTTCTCTCTCGCGGCGCGCCCTGCGAAAGGCTTGCCGTTCTGCCAGTTTACCCAGTAGGGGAGCGGGCAGACGTGGTTGACCTGCACTGATGGGTAACATCAAAGAATCGGCAATGCTTTGACAAAGGAAGTGGACACGGTGCGAGGGGGCTTGCTCGGAGAGCTGCTTCCCGCGGATGTCGCCGCCGTGGACGACTTCGGGGATTCCGGCCCGGCGGCGGCCATGCCCCTGCACCCCGAAGAGGCCCGCCTCATCAGCGGAGTGGTCGCGGAGCGACGCCGGGAGTTCACCACGGTGCGCGGCTGCGCCCGGCTGGCCCTGACCGCCCTCGGCCTGCCCGCCGCCCCGCTGCTGCCCGGCCGCCGTGGCGCGCCCATATGGCCCCAAGGCGCCGTCGGCAGCATGACCCACTGCCGGGGGTACCGGGCGGCCGCGGTGGGCGATGCCGCCCGCTTCCTGGCGATCGGCATCGACGCCGAACCCGACGAGCCGCTGCCGCAGGCGGTGGCGTCGAAGGTCATCTCCCCGCGGGAGCGAGCCGAGTTGACCCGGATGACCTGCCACGATGCGGGCATCGCCTGGGACCGACTCGTCTTCTGCGTCAAGGAGTCCGTCTACAAGATCTGGTCCCCGCTGACCGGCAGCTGGCTCGATTATGCGGACGCCGACGTCCGGTTGCGGCCCGACGGCACGTTCACGGTGCGGCTCCTGGTGCAGGCGCCCACGGTCGCCGGCGTAGGGCTGGAGACCCTGACGGGGCGTTGGCTCGCCGCGCGTGGCCTGCTGTTGAGCGCCATCGCACTGCCTACGGGCTGACCGCCGCTGCGGACACGGGCGGGGCCTTACCCTCCGTTCATCCGGTGGCGCACTTACGACAGCCGGTACTTCCTGCCACCGGAATCGCTTTCCGATCGGCCATGCATTCGAGCAAGATTCTGGTCAGGGGATCGCGGGGGACAATCGCGACAGCCCCGACCAGTCCATCGAATGTTCAATCGGGAGTGGAGTCGTGTTCAGAACAGCCAGAGTCGTCGGTGCCGCGGCAGGTCTCATGTTGCTTTCCCTGGCAGCGTTCGGGGGAACCGCTCAGGCCGATTCATCGTCCACCGTCGAGGTCATCTGCCACAGGGACGGCAGTGGGGGCAGTACGGACTCACTGGGCTGGGACCTGGTGCCCAAGTGTCTGATTTCCGGTCAGCTCGGCTGACCCTTTTCTCATCAGCGCCACGGGGGGCGGGGATGCATTCCTTGGACGCGGCCTGCCCTCCGTGTGCTTCGTCACCACAGACAGCCCATTGAAGGAGCCACGCGGACCATGCAGCGCACCATGCTCAAGTCGAAGATCCACAGAGCCACCGTCACCGAGGCCGATCTCAACTACGTCGGCTCGCTGACCCTCGATCCGGTACTCATGGACGGGGCCGATCTGCTGCCCGGCGAGCTCGTCCACATCGTCGACGTGAACAACGGCGCCCGCCTCGAGACCTATGTGATCGAGGGCGAGCGCGGTTCCGGAGTGGTGTGCATCAACGGGGCCGCGGCCCGCCTGGTCCACCCGGGAGACATCGTCATCATCATCGGGTACGCCACGGTGGAGGACGCCGAGGCCGCGAAGCTCGAACCGCGCGTGGTCTTCGTGAACAGCGAGAACGACATCGTCAAGGTGGGCACCGATCCCGCCTCGTAACAGGTGAGCGATCCCCGCGGGCGACCGGCGGGACACAGCGTCCGACAGGGGGTGCGGGGTAACGGCCCCGCACCCCCTGCGGCGCATACGACGCACGCGGCGCGCGACGTGCCGCACGTGCAGGGGAAGAAGTGTTTGACGGCATGGGGGAGGGGTCATTCCATGGTGCACTCCGCTGACCTGAGAATGGTCGAGCTGAGAGATGTCCGCCAGATCTGCGAGTACCTGATCGGACGGCGCAGAGCGGTCGGCTGGACACAGGAGGAGCTGGCCGAGCGCTCCGGAGTGAGCGTGCGCACCATCCGCAATCTGGAGACCGGCGCCAACACCAATCCGCGGCGGACCTCGATCGAGCTGCTGCTGAAGGCGTTCGGCACGACCCTGTCCTCGCTGTCGGAGTCGGGCCTGCCCACCGGCGTCGGTGCGCTGCCCCAGGTCTGGATCCCCGCGCAGCGCGGCGACCGGGACCGGGGCTCGGGCGCGATCGACCCCGTCCGCTGGCGCGGGACCCGCCCTCCCCTGGACGACTTCGTGGGCCGCGAGGGCGATCTGCGCCATGTGGTCGGCACGGTCCGGCGCAGCCGGCTCCTGGTCCTCACCGGCCCCGGCGGCGTGGGCAAGACGCGCCTCGCCCTCGCGGCCGCGTCGCGGCTCCAGCCGCTTTTCCGGGACGGAGTGGTCGTCGTCGACCTCACCTCATGCCCCGGCGAGCCGCACAGCGCGGCCCAGGCCCACGAGGCGGTGCGCTCCGCCGTGTTGCGCGACTGCGGCCTCGCGCCCACCGGATCCGGGGACACGGAGGGGCAGTTGCTCGTCGTCCTGGACGGCGCGGAGCATGTGGTGGGGGCCGTGTCCCGGCTCACCAGGGAGCTGATGGAGTACCACCCGCGAGCGCACTTCGTCGTGACCTCCCGCCGTCCGCTGACGACTCCGTCCGCCGACACCTGGGAGGTGGAGCCGCTCTCCCCGGACGCCGCGGAGGCCGAGGGCCTCCCCGCGGCCGTGGAGCTGTTCCTGCGCCGGGTGGGTTCCGGCGTGCCCACGCTGGACCTCAGCGGCCGGCTGCCCCTGGTGTCGGCGCTGTGCGCACGCCTCGACGGACTGCCGCTGTCGATCGAACTGGCGGCCCGTCGGGTCCGGTCGGTGCCGGTCGAGCTGCTGGTGAGCACGGAGTCGTCGCTGCACCTGCTGGACCGGATCGACACGAGCGGGCTGTCCCGGCACCGGACGCTGGCCGACAGCATCCGCTGGAGCCTCGAACTGCTGTCACCCGAACAACAGCTGATGCTCCGTCAAGTCGCGCTCAGGCGCGGTGTCTTCACGGCCGAGGACGTCCTGCCGGGCCATCGCGTCGGCGATGCGGACGTGCGGGCAGACCAGGGTGAGCAGGGGCGCGTGATCGGCCTGCTCGGCGAACTCGCGGACGCCTCGCTGGTGCGCATCCGCCGGGGGTGCCGCTACGAGTACGAGACCTACTCGCTCGTACGCGAATACCTGACGGCGCTGCGGGAGGACGAGCTGCACCGGACACTCGTGGCGGACGACCTGCTGATGTCGCAGGCGTCGTAGGGCTTGCGGGAGGTCGCGATCGTGCCCGGGTCCCTGCGGACCCGGGCGCGATGCGCGGTTCAGCGGCCCGCCGTCTCCCGGAACAGGCCGACCGAGAAGCGGTAGCCCGAGCCCAGGCTCTCCTCCATCGCGCTCTCGAGCTCCGGCAGGTATGCCGCGCCGAGTTCCGTCGTCGGCTCCAGCCGCTGGAGCAGGCGCTGCAGGGCGAGGATGAGCCAGCCGGTGGAGGAGGGTGCGCCGTGCACGCCGCGGAAGTTGTGGAGCCAGGTGTAGAGGCAGGACGCGGCCGCATGGTGCACGCAGTGCTCGGCGGCGTCGTCCTGGCCGGCCACGGACGCGGCGTCGGAGGGCGCGGTCGCCAGCCGCGTGTAGAACACCGTACGACGGGAGCCGAACGCGTCCAGTACCTTGGCCAGATCGGCGGCCTCGGCCGGGTCCAGACGCTCCGCGGCGATGCCGGACACCTCGGTGACCGCGTCGTTCCAGCCCCGCGTGATCTCGTCCTCGACGGCGTTCGTCAGCTGCAGGACATGGCGCGCGGGCTGCCAGGCCGGCGCCTCCCGGCTCCAGTCGAAAAGGGCCTCCAGGATCTCCGCGCCGCCGCTCGGTGCGTGCTGCGCGTGCGGGGCGAGGTTGGGCAGCTGCGCCGCGATGTTGTGCAGATTGACGTGGGTCGTGCCCTCGAAGATGCTCGCGATGGCGTGGTCCCGCTGAAGCTTCTGGAAGATTCCGGAGGCGACCCCCTCGCGCAGGTAGCTGCGGGCACCCAGCACGCGCCCGATGTCCTGGATCACCTCCTCGCCGATGACCGGGACGAGGTACTTGACCACGGACGACCACATGCTCAGCCGGGACGGCGCCACGGACAGCGACCGGGCCACCGGCAACGCCGTGCACTCGGCGATCAGCAGGTCGAGGTGCGCATGGACGAGATGCCGGCGGACGACGGGCAGTTGGTAGATCTCGGCGCCGTACAGCGAGCGCTCGTGGGCGTACTGGAGGCCGATGCGCAGCACGGAGTCCATCGTCCCGATCGACAGCGCGCCGATCGCGGTGCGGGTGATCTGCAGCGCCTTGAGCACCTCGATCAGACCGGCGCCGTTGCGCCCGAGCACCGCGCCACGGGGCACCCTGGCGCCGTCGAAGACGATGCCGCTCAGGTCGTGGCCGCGCAGACCCGCCGTTTTCACGAAGGGGCGGGTGCTCCAACTGCCCGGCTCCAGCTGGTCCTTGTCCACCAGGAGCAGGGACTGGCCGCGGCCCTCCACCGTGGCGAACACGGTCACGAAGCGGCCCCGGGTGGCGTTGCCGACCGGCCACTTCTCACCGGTGAGCACGAACTCGTCGCCGTCGACGAGGGCCGTCGTCGCGTTGCCCTGAAGGTCGCTGCCGTGGTCGGGCTCCGACACCGCGAAGCAGGCGAGTGCACCGCCGAGCAGCCCGTCGGCGACCCGCCCGCGCTGCTCGTCGTCCCCCCACAGCCAGACAGGGTTGACGCCCAGCAGCGCGGAGCCGAACATCACCGCGACCGTCAGGTTCCGGCGGGCGAGCGAGCGCGTCAGAACGAACACCTCTTCGAGGTTGTTCAGCCGGCCGCCGTACTCCCGCGGAACCAGGAACTGCGGGAAGCCCCACTCCCGGGCCAGCTCGGCCGCGCCCGGCGGAAGCTCCTCCCGCTCCTCATGGGCCACGATCGACGAGAAGCTGAACGGGCCGTCACCCTCCATCGGGTCACCCAGCGTGCGTTCCAGATCCGCGACGAGCCCATGAGTCGGCCGACTGTGCGCTGCCTGCGCCATAAGGACATCTCCAGTGAATTACGGGGAATGCGGTTCGCCGACATCGGTCATGTCGTTCGGTTTACCGGCCATGTTCACGTCCGCGGGGACCGCGATTCCAGGCAGGGCACCGGCAACTGAGCCTGCCGTGAAGTTGCCCGGCCTGTACCTGGCTGGCACCCCGCGAGAAACCGGAGAGTAAGGCTGGCGCGAACTGAGTCGTCCTGCCGGCTGCCGGGCAGCGGCAGGGAAAGGGGACCCCACGTCGATGGCTGAAATATCCCAGAGCGAGTCGGATTCGACTCTCTTCACCCTGGAGCAGACCAGGTCGGATCTCATGGAGGTGGACGCGTCGATCCGTGCCTGTCTCAACTGGGACTACGGTGAACGTGACAATCGCATCTGGAGTCTTTATCAGAAGAACAAGAAATCCCAGTGGGATGCCGAGACCTATATCGACTGGGATTACGACGTCCGGTTCGGCGCCCCGCTCGACGACGCCTACAGCGCGGGCGTGGCGACCTTCGTCGTGGGCACCGAGAGCCCCGTCCCGAAGGAACTGCTGAACGAGTTCCGCTGGCAGTACCAGGCATGGATGGTGAGCCAGTTCCTGCACGGCGAGCAGGGCGCGCTGGTGGCCACCGCCCGGCTCGTCGAGACCGTCCCGGACATGGAGTCCAAGATCTACGCGGCTTCCCAGGTCGCGGACGAGG
Above is a genomic segment from Streptomyces sp. R21 containing:
- the gntD gene encoding guanitoxin biosynthesis L-enduracididine beta-hydroxylase GntD, which translates into the protein MTGGDILATTAATVGDTPAEYTLTAGDLAGLDGLLESLRDSAGDPSHPEFYESAWHAPERLPEGLRRFLQEFARDESSATCLIHGFPTDDAIGPTPDHWSSAIEQKGARDHELYLALCGMVLGEPFGWATLQQGRLVQNVLPVAGDEQCQSGYGSAALLEFHTEDGFHPQRCDYLLLLGLRNQDRVPTIVASVRDVRLDDDDRRLLSEKRFHIFPDDEHIRQLEARDPNHPALAQARRMVSDPEPVAVLFGDRFSPYLRLDRPFMRCAGDDAAAEAALDRLMAELQRVQQDVVVEPGTVLVVDNYRAVHGRRSFQARYDGTDRWLKKLTVSRDLRRHLSGFTAGSHRVLV
- a CDS encoding SDR family NAD(P)-dependent oxidoreductase, with translation MRTIVVSGASSGIGQAVAERFAADGDRVVNFDIAPPPAASGTGADGIPWTKVDVADWSAVREAVDEVHERYGSLDVVVANAGISNRRGVLELTEEEVRRTIDVNLMGVLALWRHAAPHMVRHGHGVLLATASVNGSRGYPLYADYNATKAGVASLCRTFAMELSPVVRTACVTPGAVLTPMQRAEYTDEMLDEVNERIPARRHATPREIAAAFHYLASPEAAFVTGQELVVDGGETAGATTAFFPGHAMSPPGQPTPSEGK
- a CDS encoding cytochrome P450 produces the protein MFDCPRLGPADLPTTDLADPRVHATYDLTDIWRHLRAEEPVYWQPETAGHPGFWVVTRYDDVASVYKNKDAFTSERGNVLDTLLAEGDSAAGKMLAVTDGPHHSALRTVLNKPFSPRALEVVVRSVRRSTWRLLEEAVERGECDFASDVAAHIPLAAICDLLGVPVSDRGHIIELTSSALSSTDGAPTTESTWTSRNGLLLYFSELAESRREKPYDDIVSLLVGQEVGGRPLSHEEIIFNCYSIIMGGHETTRLAMIGGLQALVEHPGQWQALKSGEVSTATAVDEVLRWTTPALHGGRTATQDTFLGDEFIEEGDVVTVWNVSANHDERVFADPERFDLARTPNKHLAFAQGPHFCIGAHLARQEISAVLEALRAMVRTPVVTGPPQRVFSSFLSGLATLPVALEREPGHRLGSGPSEG
- a CDS encoding ABC transporter permease; translation: MSAVSTVTTATDVSRKPYAGISHWFADGWVLTLRNLQRMSRNPELLVYTALQPVMLVLLFTYVFGGAIAVPVGTSYRELIVPGIMVQTLAFAAGTTSVGIADDLAKGLIDRFRSLPIARAAVLTGRTTAGLIQNSLVVCALAACGLAVGWRVHTGPFRTLAAFALVLLFAYAMSWIGALLGLSVSSPETANTAGFIWIFPLTFLSNVFVPTHTLPSWLRPVAEWNPLSATAQAVRHLFGNDTGVDVSSFPMRNAAATSLFWSLLILLVCVPLAVRKYRAAAN
- a CDS encoding LuxR C-terminal-related transcriptional regulator: MGSILDGLGLDESAEAVYRAILVRKRWSVAEMADHLSRPVDQVRRIIEQLAELELVQLPDEPEETVLAEDPQVGLQTLLLRNAAELRYQHEQFEMNRAAVSGLLDEFADLYPAVDQKHIENLVGVDAIRERLVELSRSATRECLAFNPGGAQSESSLAASMPLDKEVISRGVSMRTVYLDSARTHAPTARYAHWLTELGGQVRTVPTLPLRMILIDGDTALLPVDPDNTRRGAIQLTTPGVTAALAALFEMVWAHAVPMGSEVEKPDGNELSRQEAEVLNLLAEGHTDAVVANRLGVSQRTVGRIASDLMSRLDARSRFQAGLRSAQQGWI
- a CDS encoding 4'-phosphopantetheinyl transferase; the encoded protein is MRGGLLGELLPADVAAVDDFGDSGPAAAMPLHPEEARLISGVVAERRREFTTVRGCARLALTALGLPAAPLLPGRRGAPIWPQGAVGSMTHCRGYRAAAVGDAARFLAIGIDAEPDEPLPQAVASKVISPRERAELTRMTCHDAGIAWDRLVFCVKESVYKIWSPLTGSWLDYADADVRLRPDGTFTVRLLVQAPTVAGVGLETLTGRWLAARGLLLSAIALPTG
- the panD gene encoding aspartate 1-decarboxylase, whose amino-acid sequence is MQRTMLKSKIHRATVTEADLNYVGSLTLDPVLMDGADLLPGELVHIVDVNNGARLETYVIEGERGSGVVCINGAAARLVHPGDIVIIIGYATVEDAEAAKLEPRVVFVNSENDIVKVGTDPAS
- a CDS encoding helix-turn-helix domain-containing protein — encoded protein: MVHSADLRMVELRDVRQICEYLIGRRRAVGWTQEELAERSGVSVRTIRNLETGANTNPRRTSIELLLKAFGTTLSSLSESGLPTGVGALPQVWIPAQRGDRDRGSGAIDPVRWRGTRPPLDDFVGREGDLRHVVGTVRRSRLLVLTGPGGVGKTRLALAAASRLQPLFRDGVVVVDLTSCPGEPHSAAQAHEAVRSAVLRDCGLAPTGSGDTEGQLLVVLDGAEHVVGAVSRLTRELMEYHPRAHFVVTSRRPLTTPSADTWEVEPLSPDAAEAEGLPAAVELFLRRVGSGVPTLDLSGRLPLVSALCARLDGLPLSIELAARRVRSVPVELLVSTESSLHLLDRIDTSGLSRHRTLADSIRWSLELLSPEQQLMLRQVALRRGVFTAEDVLPGHRVGDADVRADQGEQGRVIGLLGELADASLVRIRRGCRYEYETYSLVREYLTALREDELHRTLVADDLLMSQAS
- a CDS encoding acyl-CoA dehydrogenase family protein, coding for MAQAAHSRPTHGLVADLERTLGDPMEGDGPFSFSSIVAHEEREELPPGAAELAREWGFPQFLVPREYGGRLNNLEEVFVLTRSLARRNLTVAVMFGSALLGVNPVWLWGDDEQRGRVADGLLGGALACFAVSEPDHGSDLQGNATTALVDGDEFVLTGEKWPVGNATRGRFVTVFATVEGRGQSLLLVDKDQLEPGSWSTRPFVKTAGLRGHDLSGIVFDGARVPRGAVLGRNGAGLIEVLKALQITRTAIGALSIGTMDSVLRIGLQYAHERSLYGAEIYQLPVVRRHLVHAHLDLLIAECTALPVARSLSVAPSRLSMWSSVVKYLVPVIGEEVIQDIGRVLGARSYLREGVASGIFQKLQRDHAIASIFEGTTHVNLHNIAAQLPNLAPHAQHAPSGGAEILEALFDWSREAPAWQPARHVLQLTNAVEDEITRGWNDAVTEVSGIAAERLDPAEAADLAKVLDAFGSRRTVFYTRLATAPSDAASVAGQDDAAEHCVHHAAASCLYTWLHNFRGVHGAPSSTGWLILALQRLLQRLEPTTELGAAYLPELESAMEESLGSGYRFSVGLFRETAGR